The DNA sequence TTGCAGCCGCCGAGCCGCGCGCGACGTAAATCCAAGTCCCAAAGAAACCCCCGCGCGGCTCGCGGCTGAACGTGAGGCCGTTAGCCGGACGCGATCAACGCCGAGCGAGCGCCTAGTCAGACTTGTTGGAGGGGATGCGCCGCTGAAGCCGATCGAGTACCACGCCACGAATGCGTGTGAGCGCATCGGTGAATGGCCGTCGCGGGTGAGTCGCATGACGTTCGGCAGCTTGCGCTGATCGCAACCCAAGAGTGTAGAATGCACCTATGGAACGAGACCTTAAGGAAGAAGCAAAGCGCCTGATCGATAGCCTTCCGTCTCTTTCGTCGTGGGAGCAGTTGATGTACGAGATCTATGTGCGTGAGGCGATTGAGATGGGGCTCGCTGACAGTAACGAGGGCCGAAAGACGCCCGTCGAGGACGTTCGAGCGGAGTTTGGCTTGCCATAATGAAGGTGAACTGGACCGCCGCGGCACGCGCTCAATTGCGCGATATCCGAGGGTTTGTCGCCCGCTCTTCTCCTCAGTATGCGACCAAGATGGTTGATCGGCTCACGCTGCGGTCTCAGCAGATCGCCAGCTTCCCACGCTCAGGACGCATCGTACCAGAGGCGAACGATGTCAATATCCGCGAGGTACTCGAGGGGCCGTATCGTCTCATCTACCACATCCTCGAAGACGAGATCGATATCATTGCTGTTGTGCATGGCGCGCGGCA is a window from the Acidobacteriota bacterium genome containing:
- a CDS encoding type II toxin-antitoxin system RelE/ParE family toxin produces the protein MKVNWTAAARAQLRDIRGFVARSSPQYATKMVDRLTLRSQQIASFPRSGRIVPEANDVNIREVLEGPYRLIYHILEDEIDIIAVVHGARQWPEEP